DNA sequence from the Bacillota bacterium genome:
GGCGGGTTGACCTTGGCCTCGGCGCGGAAGCCGGCGCAGGCGGCCTCGGTCAGAAGGAGGTGGTGCGGCGTCACCTCCGCCGTCACCGGCAGGCCGGCCGCCTTGGCGGCACGCAGCGCGGCCACCGCTCCGGCGGTGGAGAGGTGGGCCAGGTGGAGGCGGCCGCCCGTCTCGGCCAGGATGGCCAGGTCGCGCGCCACCATGGCCGTCTCCGCCGAGGGCGGCTGACCGAGGAAGCCCATGGCGAAGGCGGCCTCGCCCGCGGCCAGCGGCTCGCCGGCGGAGAGCGAGGGCTCCTCCTCGTGCGCGACCAGCACCGCGCCCAGCTGGCCCGCGTAGAGGAGCGCCCGGCGCATGAGGCCGGCGTCGGCCAGCGGCGCCCCGTCGTCGGAGAAGGCGACGGCGCCGGCCTCGCGCAGGCGGCCCATCTCCGTCAGCTCGCGCCCCTGGAGGCCGCGCGTCACGGCGGCCAGCGGGCGGACGCGGACGACGGCCGACTCGGCCACGCGCGCCTGGAAGGCGGCCAGCGCCTCCAGGCTGTCCAGCGGCGGGCGGCTGTTGGCCATGGCGCAGACGGTGGTGTAGCCGCCGCGGGCGGCCGCCCGCGTCCCGCTGGCCACCGTCTCGCGGCTGGCTTCCTCGAAGTCGCGCAGGTGGACGTGGGGGTCGACCAGCCCGGGGAACAGGTAGGCGCCCTCCAGGTCGAGGACGGGCGAGGAGCGGAGGAGGGAGGCGTCGGGCCGGGCTTCCTCGCGCACGTCGACGATGCGCCCCTCCTCCACGGCCACCGAGCCGTCGTGCTCCTCCCCGTCGGGGCCGAGGAGGCGCGCGCCCACCAGCCAGAAGCGGCTCATGCCGGCAGGCCCCCTTCCACGGCGCGCTCCAGCAGGGCCATGCGCACGGCGACGCCGTTCCGCGCCTGCAGGAAGACCAGCGAGCGGTCGGAGTCCATGACGCTGTCGTCCAGCTCCACGTTCCGGTTGACGGGCGCCGGGTGGAGGACGACGGCGTGGGCGGGCAGCAGGCGCACGCGCTCGGCGGTCATGCCCCAGCGGCGGCGGAACTCGCCCTCGGAGGGGATGAGGCCGGCCGTCATGCGCTCGCGCTGCAG
Encoded proteins:
- a CDS encoding dihydroorotase, translating into MSRFWLVGARLLGPDGEEHDGSVAVEEGRIVDVREEARPDASLLRSSPVLDLEGAYLFPGLVDPHVHLRDFEEASRETVASGTRAAARGGYTTVCAMANSRPPLDSLEALAAFQARVAESAVVRVRPLAAVTRGLQGRELTEMGRLREAGAVAFSDDGAPLADAGLMRRALLYAGQLGAVLVAHEEEPSLSAGEPLAAGEAAFAMGFLGQPPSAETAMVARDLAILAETGGRLHLAHLSTAGAVAALRAAKAAGLPVTAEVTPHHLLLTEAACAGFRAEAKVNPPLRGPADQEALWAALADGTLDAVATDHAPHTAVDKARGFAQAPFGIAGLEAAFPLLYTYGVLAGRIGLAALLESMSAGPARLFGLEAPSLRPGAPADLFVYDPRPERTVEPEGWLSRGRNTPFAGWRVRGEVLLTL